One Delphinus delphis chromosome 16, mDelDel1.2, whole genome shotgun sequence genomic window, GAGACGGTCATCCCGGAAGGCCGAGCCCAGGTTGGCTGGCAGCGCGGGTGGGAGGGGGCCGGGAGAGTGTGGTCTGGGAGGAAGGGACTGAGGAGCCCAGCCCGAAATGACAGGGGCTGCGGGAGCGCGGCTCCATCCCGAGGGTTGCTGCCCCGGAGGTCCCAAACCCGGGCCTCCCGTCTCTACCGCGGGGTCCGAGGCCCGAGCCCATGGCCTCCGGGATAGAGATCGGGGTACGTGGGCGCTGTGTGCAGAGGAGATCGCAGACCAGTGTGAGCTAAAGACCCCTCCCGCCCTGGAGAGCGGACCCGGGGTGAGGGAAGTAGCGGTGCTGGAAAGCCAGAACCGGGTGGGAGAAGGACTGGGGAGGTCGACGAGTAAGTGTTGCCTTGTTGCGGTCTAGGGCTTTGTTTGCTCTGGGTCCGCCTCTGTCACACTCTGGTGGAGAGACGTCCCTCACACACATCCTTGGGAAGTAGGATGCTTAAATTAGTTGATGGTGGCATCCCTACTGTCTAGCATCTCCAAACTGCTTAGGTACCACCGGGAGTAACTCGGTTGTATTAGAACCCAGCCCAGGAATTTTACTTTCTCATGAAATAGAATAGTATCCTGGCAGTCCCCATCACCCCAAGGCGTCTgggctttttctgtttgttttgttttgttttgaccttCTTTCTGGTGTCAGGATTTTCTTCCCACTTTCTTCAGTCTAGCTGTCCCACAGTCTTCCTAAATAAGACCTTTATCTAGTAGCGGtacatttgtttacttttccagTGGAAGGAAGAATTACAGTGAAAGAGACTTACAGACTTAAAACAAAGACAGTTATTTTAAGCTCacttaaaatactttgaaaagaaCATTTGACTTTTTGTTCTAGGTCCATTACAAACCTGATTTTTGTTCATCAaagccttcattttcttttctttaggatTCTAAATGCCTAAGAGCTGCTTTCTTTATAACTGAAAGAATTTCAAGACTGTCACCCTGGGGAGGGTGGCTTTAGGGGGACAATGTGAAGCTATATGTAGATAGTTAAGGTGGATGCCtccaaaaaatattcttaaactgAAAATCTATTCTCTtttatgttagtttttttttttttattaatcctCTGGATTTGGACACAGGTTACtgtggatgcataaatattttttaaccagtttgatttctgaaattaaaaaaaaaaagacaaatggaatGGAAACAAAAGTTCTCATTCCTGTCTTCGAGTTCTGTTTGGAAATGTCTGGGCCGGGAGAAAATAAAGATAGCAAGGATATAGTCTATTGTGCAGACTAATAGTGTGTTGGTTTATAGGCACAAAATAGTGATTTTCTTTTAGATAAATGTTTGGATTGATCCTTTGCAACCCACCTatcaagagagagaaagggtgggCATCTGTTAAGAAGCATGAATCATCTTGGCTTTgtaactagattccacatgtaaatctGAAGCCTAAACTCCTAGGCCATCTGttctctttaaaaagattttttgagggcttccctggtggtgcagtggttgagagtccacctgccgatgcaggggacacgggttcgtgccctggtctgggaggatcccacatgccgcagagcggctgggcccgtgagccatggccgctgagcctgcgcgtccggagcctgtgcttcccagcgggagaggccacaacggtgagaggcccgcgtaccgcaaagaagatTTTTTGAATAGCTGATACAAATACTGATTTgcattccttatttctttttaatatacatttatttatttttggctgcgttgcgtctttcttgctgtgcacgggctttcttttctctagttgcgggcaggctgctcattgcagtgacttctcttgttgcagagcatgggcttagttgctctgcagcatatggggtcttcctggaccagggctcgaacctgtgtctcctgcattggcaggcagattcttaaccactgtgccaccagggaagtccctgcattccTTTAAAGTATTGGTTTTTTTAGTCTGCATCAGCACTGGCTATACTTCATTAAACTAGATTTGTCTCAAGGACCATGGTTACTGATAGAGTTCTTTTTGGGGTCAGTGGCTATACAGCTATTAATTAGCATGGCTAACTACAGAAGTCATACATGAAAACCCTGATTCTGCCTCAGGCAGTGACAATATCAATTATTTGGACACACGTAGAAGTTTCAAGTCAAGTGTGTTCAACCATGGCCTGAGACACATGGAGTGTACATGTGTTTCCTTTAATTAGCACTTCTAATTGTGTTCTTGGGAATGGACATCGTTTTGACAAGCAGCTGTTGAAGTTTGCTATATCTCCCTAGAACAAAAAGGAATGGGAATTTGTAGTATGTGCTTTTGAAAACAAATGGGAGAGGATGGCGGCAGGGATAGGTTGAGGGATGATGTTCCCATTACAATTGCTGTGTAACCGATTACCCCAAACTTAGCTGCTTAAAACAACCATAGGATGCTCACagattctgtgagtcaggaattgggagataatctctctctctcctccatgaTACATCAGCTGGGATGTGGGCTCAGTGGCTGGGGACTGGAATCCCTGAAGGCTCCTTCACTCACTCCTGGTGCCTGGGCTAGGATGATTCAGAGATGAGGACTGCCAACTGGAAGCACCAGCACATGTGACTTTTTATGTGGCTCGGCCTCCACTGAGCCTGGTAGCCTCAGGATAATCAGACTACTTATGTGGTGGCTTAGGTCTCCAAGCTCAAGTTTACCAGTTAGCAAGATGGAAATTGCATTACCTTGTATGATCTAACCTCAGAACACACCATCGCTTCCATCACGTTCTATTGGTTGAAGCAATCACAAACCTAGCCAGATTCATAAATGAGGAGTTAGCCACTACTTTTTGATGGGGCAGTGGCAAGGTCAAATTGTAGAAGAATGTATAAGACAGGAGATACGATTGAGAATATCTTTGGAAAATTCAGTCCACTCTATTTGGTAATGAGAAGCTAATCTTTCAAGTTTCATTGGcttctttgaaatatttaggaTATGTTGCCCAAGAGCTAACAGCATACCAAAAGAGTGGCTAGGTTTACAGTTGGAGGGGCTGGGTAGTACTCAGTCCCTAGTAATCCTCAAACTGGAGAAGAACCGTTCCCTTTCTTTCAAGTTCCTTCTACTGGTGGGATGCCACTGTTTAGAAGTTTTACATAGCCTTGAGAAAAAGTAAACGCACAAGAGGCTGAGCCCCTGTGTAGTCAGTCTGGCTCCTCAAATTGCACTGAAATAACTCCTTCCAAAACTTCgagtgaggcttccctggtggcgcagtggttgagagtccgcctgccgatgcaggggacgcgggttcgttccccagtccgggaggatcccacatgccgtggagcggctgggcccgtgagccagggccgctgagcctgtgcatctggagcctatgctctgcaacgggagaggccacaacagtgagaggcccgcgtaccgcaaaaacaaaacaaaacaaaacaaaaaaacttggagTGAAGACAAGTTAGTCAGCTGCTGCTGAACTTTGAAAGGAAATGTCCTTATCTTATCATCTTCCTGTAGAAATAATGATTTTGCATTTATATGTCAGAACGCTTGTTTTGTTCTAAGATTTAGTAGAAGATGTAACCATTCATATTCTGACTTATTTTGAAGGAATGAAATAGCTCAGATTTGTGCCATAAGCTGACTTTTAGTTCTCTGATGTAATTAGTTCTCAGAAGAGCTGATGGTGACCTCTAGCTGTCAACATGCCTTTCTGGACTGGAAAGCGTTTTCCTCTGTACTTTCGATGGAAAACTGCTTCTCTTCCTCTCATTAATGTTGTATTTGCGATGGAGTCATGTTGACCTCTACCCCAGGCATACTCTGATGCTGGGCTGATGATAAGAGGCTCGTGAGCCTGAAATTAGATGCTGACCTTGTGGAACATTGATGGGACAGAGATGGCACACCAGGTGCCAGCCACTGAGAAAATAGCCCCCCAGAGGTACTGAGGGGCATTAAGACAAGAAAATGATCCTGATCTTGGGATATCTTCTACAATGTGAGGGACCCTGAACATGGAGCTCCTGAGTAACTAGAAAAGTGAGAAAATCCCTGTTGTACCAATGGGAGTGACTCCAAACATCACCAAAAGAGCTTCCACAAAGCTGGCCTTCATTATGGGGGTAGAAATGAATGTCTCTCCATGTTTGGGTGAGAGCACAGGGCTTCTGCTCTGTTCAGGCCAGACTGTCTACACATCAGACCATTTCTGAGCTTTCAGCATCTGCATCAAAATCATTATGACATAGGCCAAAATTAGAATATCCCATAGGGTGCTGATAAAGAACAGATGAGTGGCTATAATTTACTTTTCCCCTACTTAGTACTTACCTCATTAGTCAAAATTGCTGATATTTTTTCAAAGTGTCATTtgaatttgtaaggaaacacaaaagatcctgaatagccaaagcaaccttgagaaagaacaacaaagctggaagtatcacgctccctgatttcaaactatactacaaagttacagaaatcaaaataggatggtactggcacagaaacaggcacatagatcaatggaatagaatagatggcccagaaatgaacccacacttatatgggcaattagtctaccacagaggaggcaagaatataccataaGGAAAACacactcttcaataaatggtgttgggaaaactggacagctacatgcagaagaatcaaattggactactttctcacaccatatacaaacaaacaaacaaaccctcaaaatggagtaaagatttaaatgtaagtcatgacaccataaaactcctagaagaagatgtaggcagtatgctctttgacatcagtcttagcaatatttttatgGATACATCTCCTCAGgttagggaaacaaaagcaaaaataaacagatgggacttagtcaaactaaaaagcttttgcacagtggaggaaactatcaacaaaatgaaaagaccacctagtaaatggaagaagatatttgcaaacaatgtacttgataaggggttaatatccaaaatatacaaagaactcataaaactcaacatcaaaaaatcacacagcctgatttaaaaatgggcagaggtcctgaatagacatttttccaaaggagacatacagatggccaagaggcacatgaaaagatgttcaacatcactaaccatcagggaaatgcaaatcaaaacctcaatgagatatcacctcacaactgtcagaatggctgttatcaaaaagataacaaattacaggtgttggggaggatgtggagaaaagggaaccctcgtgcactgttggtggggatgtaaattggtgcagccactgtggaaaacagtatggtggttcctcaaaaaattaaaaacagaactaccatatgagtgGAAGTGGAGcacttccactcctgggtatttatctgaagaaaatgaaaacagttcttagaaaagatacatgcacccctatattcattgcggcattgtttacagtagccaaaatatggaagcaatctaagtgtccatcaataaatgaatgagtaaagaagatgtggtatgtgtgtatatattccatatatatatatatatatatacacacacacacacacacacaatggagatatatatatatatatatatatatatatgaatactactcagccataaaaaagaaaaaatgaaatcttgccatttgtgacaatatgggtggacatagagggtattatgctaaatgaaataaatcagagaaagacaaatgccatatgatttcacttatacgtggaatctaaaaaacaaagaaaaatgaataaacataacaaaacaaacaaagtcatagatacagagaagaaacaggtgtttgccagaggggagggggtggagagatcagagaaataagtgagggagattaggaggtacaaacttccagttaccaaaaaaaaaaaaaaaaaaaaggaaagaaagagaaatagggattgcattttcaaaaatatgtcaaatgattctatttgtttctttatatttattgatgTTTTGGGTATCTTAACTCCCTTCTTATAGAATATCCTTGAGTATAATTATTCTTTTACCCTCATATGAAGCTATACCTAGCCAGTCTCCAAATGTTaccaggtttttttgtttatccTGTGATAATCATTCCTGCTCCCATTACCCTGTTATCTCCCTAGATCAGGCTTTATGATCTCATACCTGGGTatatcagttagcttttgctaGGTGTGTTATTACACACCATCCCCAAAACATAGTGGCTACAACAACCATTTCTTTAGTCCGTGATTCTGTGGGTCAGTAATTTGGGGCTGGGCTCAGGAGGGCAGCTCTTCTAGTCTTGTCTGAGCTCACCCATGCATCTGTGGTCAGCTGGGACAGCTGCTCCACGTGGCCTCTCACCATCTGGCAGACTAGCCTGGGCTCATTCACATGGAGGCAGAACAGTTCCAAGTGCAATAAGAGAGCAAGCCCAACAAACAAATGCTTTTCAAACCTCTGCTACGTCACCTTTGCTAATGTTCCATTAGCGAAAGCAAGTCAGATAACCCACCCAGATCCAACAGGCAGAGGAATAAATAAGCTGCCTCTTAATGGAGGATCTGCCATATCTGCAAGGGCATGGATGGAGGGAGAACACTTTGTGCCCATTTTTACAATTGACTAAATGATCACATCTCCTGCCTTGCAGCTTTTCTGGCTGTAGGCGTTTGCTGTTCCAGCCCATCCTGCTTCCTTCTGCCACATTCATTTTCCTTAGACTCTGCTTTCATATTTCGTATTATAACCCCCAGAGGTTTCTTCTCTTCCATACCTTATCAGCTATCAACCCTTCTGCCTAGCTTTCAAAGGTCTCCTTAAGCTGGCCTGACCCTAAAAGCAGAGCACATGGTACAGGGGAAAAAGAACTAGCGGCAGTCAGGGGAGGCATGGGCACGAGTTCCATCATCATCATTGTTCTCTAACTAGTTTTTAACCTCTTGGGGCTTCTGTTTTCTCCAAATGTTTCTCCCTCCAAAATGAGGGAGTTTGGATTAAATCTGAGAGGTTCTTTTCAGATTTAAGATTTAGGCTGGGTGTACATAGATGAATTTGTTTCCTGTTACTCCCTAAATAAACCTTCAACTCGAATAAGACCCGGCTTCTTAATTCCCACCGCACATGTCGTGTTTATATTGCTCTTTGTGCTTTCATTCCCCATGTTTTCTCAGTCTGGCATTGCCCTTTGCGTTCTTCACTGCTTGTTTTAAATTCTGCCTGTCCCTTTTCTTTGTAATCTCTGCCATCCAGTTTGGCACTTAATTATATTATCTCTCCTATTCAGTGTTTCAGTTGTTAGTCTTATCAGCTAGATTATAAACTCAACGAGGAACGAGACTACATTTTATACATTGActaagcacatagtaggtatcaagcaaatatttacaaattaatcGTAAATTTCCATCCCAGGTCTTAGAAAATTGGAACCTGCTGAAGACTTTTAAGACAAGTAGGAGGATAAGACTGCTTGGGCAGAGGTGGCGATGATGGTGGTGGCGGTTGGAGAGGGGGGATTTTTGTTAAATGTAATCAAGGCAGTTTACACTTACCAGGCTGGTAGCCTTTCGAAGGTATCTATAAAATTGCTTTACAGGCCTTTCCTCCAGCCATCCTATGACACTGGTTCTCCTCTGCTTATTTCTTGCAGTTTTCATCCTTCTGTAAGCTGTCACCATGACCCTGACAAAAGGTTCCTTCACCTACTCCAGTGGGGAGGAATATCGTGGCGAGTGGAAGGAGGGTGAGAGGACCCGTGGGGAACATCCAGTGATGAACACTTCCTTTGGCTGAGGGACAAATACATCAGGATATATATAGGACAACTTTACGAGTCTTCATTTCTAACTTCTAAAGCCAAAGAGTGCCCTTCCTTTATTTGATTTTAGGATTATAAATAAAGGAATTGGAAAATGCTATTGTTACTCCAATCTCCAGAAATAAGTTAAATCTTCCCACTTCTAAATTTGAAGTGTTTTaacactcttttttctttttttttttttttgccacgcctcgtggcttgcaggatcttagttccccgaccagggattgaacctgggcctatGTCAGTGAAAGtgttgagtcctaaccactggcctgccaggagAACCcccaacactcttttttttttttttttttttttttgcggtacgcggacctctcactgttgtggcctctccagttgcggagcacaggctccggacgcgcaggctcagcggccatggctcacgggactacccgctccgcagcatgtgggatcttcccggactgggacacgaacccagatctcctgcatcggcaggcggactctcaaccactgcgccaccagggaagcccccccaacaCTCTTTTACCCTTTAGTGGTATTACTTGggaattgtttttataaatgcTAAGGTACTCAGCAGagcaaaatgaattatttttagggCCCATAAGTTGCAAAGTACAGATTCATTGTAATGACTTGATTCTAGTGAATCTTAAAGAAGAAATTAGGGCAGACACTCAAGAGCAGATGACATTCATTGCCTTGAATTTCCTGTGACAGCTCATTACATTTGGAAGTATCTATTCATAGGAAGGGCAGAATTCCTCCAGCCTGAGGCTATACAGGAAGCACTTTAATGATGTTCAGTTTGGAAACAGTCTGGCCACTTAAAAGTCTCACGGGTCCAGTCCTAGCAAACCCGGAACTGCCCCGAGGAGACTTGACTCTCTATAGTTGTGCCAACGAAGAGCAGTTCACACTCTTTCCAGACGCCTCATTCTTTTCATGGTAGATCCCTGCAGCTGATGAATTTTTGAGCCTTGAGAGGAGAAATTGTGACATGGGACGTGACCTTGCCTCCGTACATCCACAGCCTTTTCTCCTGCCTCCCAAACACCTACTGTCCCCTTTAACGTGACCTTTTAAGGGGAGAGGCTTCTCGAGGCTCTGCTGGGCAGTCTCTATCCACCAAAAGAGCGCCCTTGTACCCGGAATGGCATTGCTGCTTCTCCAGTATCTTGCTCTGTTCTCTGGTCAGTTCAGTGGGTAAGCACAGCCCTATTGATGGAACAAAGCTCAAACTAGTATTGCCAGTCAGGCTGTTAGGTTTGCCCAGCAGCTTCATGGTGTTGGAgggtactttaatttttttctcagagtGTCAAGGCAGTTAAGTGTCGAGGGCTCCAGAGTCAGTCTGCCAGCTGCATTTGCTGTCTTGCTCTACCACTTTTAGTTGCTCTGTGATCTTGAGTAAGTTTTTTATCTTCTCCTTGCCTTGGTTTCTGCATCTgttaatgggaataataatagtattggGCCTACCtcctaaggttgttgtgaggattaaataagatgataaatACAAAGTGCTTGGAAGAGTGCGTGGCACATAGTGAAGGCCCTGTGAAGTTAgctattgtgatttttatttaaattttttttaagctattgtGATTTTTCAGTGCTCTCTTATCTTCATACTTGGAGAGACCTGCTCCAAATCTGATGGTTGTGACTTAAGAAGGATCTTAGAGGCCAGCTTATTACTCTGGGTAATAGTTCTCTGCCCTGCTAATGTCactgcttctcttctttcctttgtggGTGGGGTGATGCAAGGCAAAGGATGTTGGACTGTGAGAGGGGACCCTGAAGCTGCCCCATCCCAACCTGACACCTGTCTTCTCTTTGCTCAGGCCGCAGACATGGTTTTGGTCAGCTGATGTTTGCAGATGGTGGCGTGTACCTGGGCCATTTTGAGAATGGGCTCTTTAATGGCTTCGGGGTACTAACCTTCTCAGATGGCTCGAGGTGGGTACTGGGTCATCATTCCTTTCTCAGCCTTAAACTAGGGAAGGGAAGTTCTGTTCTAAAAGGGACAGTGAGAAACACCTGGTCAAACCTGAGCTGGTCCCGGGCCCTCTGAAAACAGGCAAGGAGCAGCGTTCGTTCTTTTATTGGTTACTTTATAAATACATCTAAAATTTGAAATGGCAAGGAGGTCAGtgacctcccaccccaccactgTCCTCTTAGGTTATTTCCTTGAGATTAGAGCCTCGTATCATACACACTCTCTGACCCCTCTCTgctggctgggtgggtgggagctCTGGAAGAGTGGAATCAGCTTTGCTCCTTGGTGTTGATAACCACACATTTGGTGTTGGCAGCTGCCTGACTCAGTTATCCTGAAGGCTGACATCTCGTGTTTCTGCAGGTATGAGGGGGAGTTTGCCCAGGGCAAGTTCAACGGCGTCGGAGTCTTCATTCGACATGACAACATGACCTTTGAGGGGGAATTTAAAAACGGCAGAGTGGATGGTTTGGGTAAGTTGCGGGCCAGCAGGACAGGTGACTGACAAGCATAAATGGGTGGAAGGACACTTTTGCAGCTTTAATCCTCCTGTGGATGCCCAGCAATGCATAGTGACTGGGT contains:
- the MORN4 gene encoding MORN repeat-containing protein 4 isoform X1 yields the protein MTLTKGSFTYSSGEEYRGEWKEGRRHGFGQLMFADGGVYLGHFENGLFNGFGVLTFSDGSRYEGEFAQGKFNGVGVFIRHDNMTFEGEFKNGRVDGLGLLTFPDGSHGIPRNEGLFENNKLLRREKCSAVVQRAQSASKSARSLTA
- the MORN4 gene encoding MORN repeat-containing protein 4 isoform X2, encoding MTLTKGRRHGFGQLMFADGGVYLGHFENGLFNGFGVLTFSDGSRYEGEFAQGKFNGVGVFIRHDNMTFEGEFKNGRVDGLGLLTFPDGSHGIPRNEGLFENNKLLRREKCSAVVQRAQSASKSARSLTA